In one window of Chryseobacterium viscerum DNA:
- a CDS encoding reprolysin-like metallopeptidase, which translates to MRKTLLSLFLISGFCLSNAQRWEPASQKTSDIRREVKIKFAYKTNINALIQLLKNAEETGANAKGVTIQLPTAEGTIERFAVYSNPVMEKSLAEKYGLGSYVGVGIDDPSKYVRFSTSPTEVQSMIIKDGIFQFIEPITTDKKTYGVFYKTERTDSEHGFSCSMEGKNEWDIKSLKKSGKNKLAGINITGRPAASMYRTYRLALSTTGEYTTLFGGVAGALAQMNNTMTRVNGIFEKEFAIHLNIQNLPNIIYANAANDPYTNDLNGQLQQTLTAQVGDANYDIGHVFNAAGGNGNAGCIGCICTDPTAAEPLGKGSAFTQNQNPVGDTFDIDYVAHEMGHQLGGNHTFSTNTEGSDVNVEPGGGTTIMGYAGITANNVQMNSDAYFHYSSINQILTNLESKVGCGVAQNIANNNAPAITPLVSYNIPKGTAYYLDANAVDANGDQLTYNWEQYDSVGSTNSISGDSGWGFNPEGSLTRSYPAVATGRRYFPSLPIVMSGKLTNKDTWETVSYIPRVLHYAVSVRDNNANRPLTISAENTVTVGNDGPFKFKGLSTSSTLYNNASNTISWDVANTNQAPYNVANVKIEYTTDLNNGSAWTELAASTPNDGSFEIQMPATLQGNIKLRISAVGNIFYAVSPAITVGSAPASLNNPPTGLVAFENDILKTSATVSWNHVPGATYSVNYRKTGTANWSNAVSPINSVLLNNLEDETSYEVRVASVINNVPGAFSTVYNFKTKGLRTGYDYCLMTTGGNTLNSGNFSGILRVTLANVNLAGNSTTVQHAYKDYSEDPTKLIQLTQGAQYNLNYVVYANRAGGAFQDWVQAWIDYNRNGVFENSERIGIDGALPNANNGHVGSFAFAVPANAYNGDKTLRMRVASGFFNASADACASPFVNVNGGGVFSSGSVWDFSVKISAALGVKESVQSSSDLEIYPNPADTFVEVKNLKGKADYKIYSADGRLVQEGKLDGQRINVASLIKGMYVITVKDDKTTYNTKLIKK; encoded by the coding sequence ATGAGAAAAACTCTATTATCATTATTTTTGATATCAGGCTTCTGTCTTTCCAATGCCCAAAGGTGGGAACCTGCTTCACAGAAAACATCTGACATCAGAAGAGAGGTTAAAATCAAGTTTGCTTACAAAACTAATATTAATGCATTGATACAGTTATTAAAAAATGCTGAAGAAACCGGAGCTAATGCAAAAGGTGTCACTATCCAGCTGCCAACAGCAGAGGGAACCATAGAAAGATTTGCCGTATACAGCAATCCTGTAATGGAAAAATCACTAGCTGAAAAATATGGATTAGGATCTTATGTAGGAGTCGGGATTGATGATCCGTCCAAATATGTAAGGTTCAGTACATCCCCTACAGAAGTACAGTCTATGATCATCAAAGACGGTATCTTTCAGTTTATAGAACCTATTACAACGGATAAAAAGACCTATGGTGTATTCTATAAAACCGAAAGAACAGATTCTGAACATGGCTTTAGCTGCAGCATGGAAGGAAAAAATGAATGGGACATCAAATCTTTAAAAAAATCCGGAAAAAACAAACTTGCGGGAATCAATATTACCGGAAGACCTGCCGCATCAATGTACAGAACCTATAGACTGGCATTATCTACAACAGGTGAATATACAACGCTTTTTGGAGGGGTTGCAGGTGCACTTGCCCAAATGAATAATACGATGACCCGTGTAAACGGTATTTTTGAAAAAGAATTCGCTATTCATCTTAATATACAGAATCTTCCTAATATCATCTACGCTAATGCCGCTAACGATCCTTATACCAATGATTTAAATGGGCAACTGCAACAAACCTTAACCGCTCAGGTAGGTGATGCCAATTATGATATCGGACATGTCTTTAATGCGGCCGGAGGAAATGGAAATGCAGGCTGTATAGGCTGTATATGTACCGATCCAACCGCAGCGGAGCCGTTGGGTAAAGGTTCTGCGTTTACACAAAACCAGAATCCTGTGGGAGATACATTTGATATTGATTATGTAGCCCATGAAATGGGGCATCAGCTTGGTGGCAACCATACCTTTTCTACCAATACGGAAGGTTCAGATGTCAATGTAGAACCTGGAGGAGGTACAACAATTATGGGATATGCCGGAATCACGGCCAATAATGTTCAGATGAACAGTGATGCCTATTTCCATTATTCATCAATCAATCAAATCCTTACGAACCTTGAAAGTAAAGTTGGATGCGGCGTAGCTCAAAATATTGCCAACAATAATGCACCAGCCATTACACCACTTGTTTCCTATAATATTCCCAAGGGAACAGCTTATTACCTGGATGCCAATGCTGTTGATGCCAACGGGGATCAGTTGACGTATAACTGGGAACAATATGACAGCGTAGGTTCTACCAACTCAATTTCAGGAGATAGCGGCTGGGGGTTCAATCCTGAAGGCTCTCTTACGCGTTCTTATCCTGCAGTAGCCACCGGAAGAAGATATTTTCCGAGTCTGCCTATTGTAATGAGTGGTAAATTAACCAATAAGGACACCTGGGAAACGGTTTCATATATCCCAAGAGTATTACACTATGCTGTATCTGTACGTGATAATAATGCGAACCGACCACTAACTATTTCTGCTGAAAATACAGTTACAGTTGGAAATGACGGGCCTTTCAAATTTAAAGGACTAAGCACTTCTTCTACCCTGTATAATAATGCTTCCAATACCATTTCCTGGGATGTTGCCAATACAAACCAGGCTCCTTATAACGTTGCCAATGTAAAGATTGAATATACAACTGATCTAAATAATGGATCAGCATGGACAGAACTGGCAGCCTCCACACCTAATGACGGCAGCTTTGAAATACAGATGCCTGCCACACTACAAGGAAACATTAAGCTGAGAATTTCAGCTGTAGGAAATATATTTTATGCTGTTTCTCCGGCAATTACCGTAGGAAGTGCTCCTGCTTCTTTAAATAATCCTCCAACGGGACTTGTGGCTTTTGAAAATGATATATTAAAAACTTCAGCAACCGTTTCATGGAATCATGTCCCGGGAGCAACCTATTCTGTAAATTACAGGAAAACAGGAACAGCAAACTGGTCCAATGCTGTCAGTCCTATTAATTCAGTATTGCTGAATAATCTTGAGGATGAAACTTCTTATGAAGTTCGTGTTGCATCGGTGATCAATAATGTTCCCGGAGCATTTTCAACTGTTTATAATTTTAAAACAAAAGGATTACGTACAGGATATGACTACTGTCTGATGACTACAGGAGGAAATACACTTAATTCTGGAAATTTCAGTGGAATCCTGAGAGTAACTTTGGCTAATGTAAATTTAGCTGGTAACAGTACTACCGTCCAGCACGCCTATAAAGATTATTCGGAAGATCCTACAAAACTGATTCAGCTTACTCAGGGTGCCCAGTATAATTTGAACTACGTTGTTTATGCCAATCGCGCAGGAGGAGCATTCCAGGATTGGGTACAGGCATGGATTGATTACAACAGAAACGGAGTGTTTGAAAACTCAGAAAGAATAGGGATTGATGGAGCATTACCAAATGCCAATAATGGACATGTGGGTAGTTTTGCATTTGCGGTTCCAGCTAATGCCTACAATGGTGATAAAACATTAAGAATGAGAGTAGCCAGTGGTTTTTTCAATGCTTCAGCTGATGCATGTGCAAGTCCTTTCGTAAATGTAAATGGTGGTGGTGTTTTCTCCAGTGGCTCAGTATGGGATTTCTCTGTAAAGATCAGTGCTGCACTTGGTGTTAAAGAATCTGTTCAGTCATCATCCGATCTTGAAATCTATCCTAATCCGGCAGATACATTTGTAGAGGTGAAAAACCTTAAAGGTAAAGCCGATTACAAAATCTACAGTGCAGACGGAAGACTCGTTCAGGAAGGAAAACTGGACGGACAGAGAATCAACGTTGCTTCACTGATAAAAGGAATGTATGTGATTACTGTAAAGGATGATAAGACTACTTACAATACGAAACTAATCAAGAAATAG
- a CDS encoding helix-turn-helix transcriptional regulator: MSSFLYSQRTEVEMKNVLFDIDYSTAGPKEIEKIDSLIRVCRKESYNNCVALGYLKIANIYDKLNDTKKSFYYINKVENENLINSNTDFEVIFYLHLQKSFLYQKLGERVASFKQLDEIYDDTMKTNNAYFIYLINRQYASKYDEVNKKDLALKYNKTAYKYSKIYRENKGNRYRIDKNRLSNSYKTSAYLGGIYTDLNQLDSAKIYIDEAIQNEKKIDDIGIKYITAFYAGRYFKAVKNISQAQYYLWICKNIAKNYYKSENYQIAVADELKALYESVGQKDSIGYYSNWLLDIESSSSEQYRTLNDTVDKQNELEITKRKKETKSLFFILSVSITICILFIILFLYYYRKHKSKNLDKIDVPHHSPVQESIFKEVIQLAKENNPEFLTRFNEYCPRFSEELLKVSPLKISEIRFCAYIYLNFSTKEIADYTFTSVRTVQTRKYNLRKKLNIPGDMDIYVWFSKLLK, encoded by the coding sequence ATGTCTTCCTTTTTGTATTCACAGCGTACGGAGGTAGAAATGAAGAATGTTCTTTTTGATATAGATTATTCTACCGCTGGCCCTAAAGAAATAGAAAAAATTGACAGCCTTATTAGGGTATGTAGAAAAGAGTCCTATAATAATTGTGTTGCACTAGGGTATCTTAAGATTGCCAATATCTATGATAAACTTAATGATACAAAAAAGTCTTTCTATTATATCAATAAAGTAGAGAATGAAAACCTCATCAATTCTAATACAGACTTTGAAGTTATATTTTACCTTCATTTACAAAAATCTTTTTTATACCAGAAATTAGGGGAGAGGGTTGCTTCTTTTAAGCAGTTGGATGAGATTTATGATGACACAATGAAAACCAATAATGCTTATTTTATTTATTTAATTAACCGGCAGTATGCCAGTAAATATGATGAAGTCAATAAAAAAGACCTGGCATTAAAGTATAATAAAACAGCTTATAAATATTCGAAAATTTACAGAGAAAATAAAGGGAACCGTTACCGGATAGATAAAAACAGATTGAGTAACAGTTATAAAACCTCAGCCTACCTTGGCGGTATATATACAGATCTCAATCAATTGGACTCAGCAAAAATTTATATTGATGAAGCTATTCAGAATGAAAAAAAGATAGATGATATCGGGATAAAATATATTACCGCTTTCTATGCTGGAAGATATTTCAAAGCCGTTAAAAATATCTCGCAGGCTCAATATTATTTATGGATATGTAAAAATATTGCTAAGAATTACTATAAAAGCGAAAATTATCAAATAGCTGTAGCTGATGAACTTAAAGCTTTATACGAGAGTGTGGGGCAAAAAGACAGTATTGGTTATTATTCTAACTGGCTGCTGGATATAGAGTCTTCAAGCAGTGAGCAGTACCGGACTTTAAATGATACTGTAGATAAACAGAACGAATTGGAAATCACTAAAAGAAAAAAAGAAACAAAAAGTCTCTTCTTCATCTTATCAGTAAGTATTACCATATGTATTCTTTTTATTATTCTTTTCCTGTATTACTACAGAAAGCACAAAAGCAAAAATTTGGATAAGATTGATGTACCTCATCATTCACCCGTTCAGGAGAGTATTTTTAAGGAAGTTATACAGCTTGCCAAAGAAAATAATCCTGAATTTTTGACCCGTTTCAATGAATACTGTCCACGTTTTTCAGAAGAACTGCTTAAAGTTTCTCCTTTAAAAATATCAGAAATAAGATTTTGTGCTTACATATACCTGAATTTTTCTACCAAAGAAATTGCAGACTATACATTTACCTCAGTACGAACTGTACAGACCAGGAAATACAATCTGCGAAAAAAACTGAATATTCCCGGTGATATGGATATCTATGTTTGGTTTTCCAAATTATTGAAATAA